In the Populus trichocarpa isolate Nisqually-1 chromosome 8, P.trichocarpa_v4.1, whole genome shotgun sequence genome, AAGGCGCCTTGCTGGAGCTAGGACCTTGTTTATAGAACTTCCATGCTCGGCAACAACTGAGTAAAGGCCAACCTCAACAGTCGCAGCTTCCATCAGTTCCTCCTCAagcatttcaactttcaactgCAGTTCAACTTTGTTTCCAGAAAAGTTGCTTTCTGTTTGTTCTTCCCTTTTACTTGGTGTATAACTCATGTcaactttatttaaattttcaggaagatcaattttcttttccttctccatTAGCTGGAACTTTTTTGTGGAGTTTCCTTGCTCAGCAAGATCATCCTCTGCAGCAGCTCCACTTAACTCTTCCTCGAGTATTTCAACTTCAGAATTTGATTCACCTTCATTGTCAGAGAagccttttcttgatttttccttttcactGTGTTCATAACCCTTGGCCCCTTTATTAACATTTTCAGAAACATTAATCTTCTTTGGCTTCTCTATCAATTTTCTATTGATGAAGGGATCATCGCCTTCAGCTGAGTGAAACTGTAATTGAACAGACTTCAGGTGCTTCATTTTATCTCTACGGGTACCCTGCACTCCAATCGCTGTTCTGTTGAGTGCAAGAGTATTGCTCCTTAATTTGGCTTGCTTTTTTGACGCATCTTCAGGTAATTGACCAGGTAATTTTTCCTCCAGAGAAGGTTTCTCTACCTCTAAAATAACTGAACCCCGTTCCTTGTCATCCagctcttttttctctttcccatCCATAAGATCAccatttaaattattagttgTAGGATTCTCTGGTCCACTTGTTTCATGTCTCCAGGCTTTTCTATCAGCACCTTGCTTAGAACGAGACTCTTCCAAGCTTACACAATTTGAGTCCTTCACCTGACTACAGTCATCTGACAACATATTAGTTTCTGCAAGATTATTTACAGGATTTAGCAGATTAGCGGGCATGTCTGTAGGCAATGAAGGAGAAGCTGCTCCATTCAGATGTTTAAATCCTTGAGATGCTGAGTTCACATCTGGGTTTGAAGGTGCTACACCTGAGGGTAATGCAGGCTCCTCATCGATCCTTCTTGTGCCACTGTTTGCTGTCCGTGATCCCTTCTGCAATTTAAGGCAACTCGTAACTAAGCTTACAAAGAATAGCAAAGCTTCATGCAGGCAAATGGTGGTTCTGGCAATATGTGAAACAGGACAGAAATACACTTTACAATTATGGATAATGTGAAAATACATGTATAGAATgaattataaattgattaacATCACCAAAAGCTACGAATAAAGATGACTCATTGAAATTGAATCCATTTCAAGCTGCATAAAGCTACCTTCAACGGTTAGAAAATGAGGATATGCCATTGGAATGAGAATGCACATGGAGCTTGATAGTGTACAATAcattatcaacaacaacaaccaagaACAAAATGGCATTAAAGAGTACCTTGTGAGATTGACCTGGAGATCCTCCAATAGACTCTAATGCAGAAGAGGATACAGTCAGTGATGAATGTGAGGAAACATCGTCATCATCAGTGAATGAggcaatctcaatttcattgtCATTCCCTTCATTTGCCACTTCTGAAACAGTTTCACTTCCATCCTTGTCCAGTGACACTTCTTTTGACAAGGTGGACTTATCTCTGTCAAATGGCTGAATATTTACATAAAGAACTGCCGGCACCGTGCTCCTAGaagatttcttgaaattaattggGGCATTTATGGTTACAGCATCCATGATGATTCCATAATCTGCAAGGTTTATGACTGCCGATCCCAGGAGTTGACCTTTCATTGCCTTGTCCTTTCGAGATTCATAAAAGTTAAACTCTAAGTAGTTCTTCAGGAAACTGTCTCGAGCAGTGCCTTTTCTGGACACTTCCTTACATAAAGTAGCTGAAAGCCTAAAAGACTCGATAAATTCAACTTTCCCATCTCCAACATTAGAAGTGAAGGAACCAGAACTCTGATCACCATTTTCCCATTGAAGCAACAAGGACTGAACAGATTTAAGAGACTGTGATGGGGGCCAAGGCTTGATTTCTTGTACATGAATGGTGTAATCAACCTGCACTGAAGTACCTTTTCGGTTCTTTGATCTAAGCCCgagaaccatttttttttttatggagaacaCTGTTTTTTCTCTTAGCGAGTCTAATTTACATGCCTGTAAATTGATCAAACCTTATGCAACTACAATTCAACACAAAAAAGATCCAGAATTCAGCATACATACTCAAAATGTGCaggaaaacagaaacagaaaatcaaaaggCCAATTAACGTCTAATTTCAAATAATCATGCAATGCATAAGAGTGaagttgaatttttatttttttaaaaaaaaaacagagaaaatggCGTTCACACGAAAGGAAGGGAGAAAGGCTGAGAGAAGGTGGGTAGGTCTTAACATTACAAATTAGAATCAGAGAATATGTGAcgcactcaaaataaaaatatactattcCATGTCCGCCTCCACAAATAATAACATCTATTATAgccaattaatgaagaaaaatctcCCATTTCATttcaagagagaaagagagagtcaAAGGGAAAGAAACCAGAACAGTGCTTCGAATCTTAAGAAGAGAGTTGATTGATGAAAATGCAATATTCAACACAAGTGAGGGaagaatggaaagaaaaatgaagatgataataataaatattactaGAAACCATTGAAaggcaagcaagcaagcatcaagagagagagagagagagagagagagagagagagggaatcCGAGACAATAATAAAGACAAAACCACTCACTTCATCGAAACATTAAAGTAATATAATACTGATCATGTCTAAGTCATCATCAGATCCAGATAAAAGCAACCCAGAACAAGATCAAGACAATGCAATCAGAAAACAAGAACCAGAGTACTAAAGACCAGAGTTGTGTAACAAAAtgagcaatatatatatacacactcgACGTGAGGACTGACAGCGCTAGATTACCACTACCTTCCTTTCAGTACGTGAGGCTGAATGTAGAGGTTGTTGGGTGCAAAGGACCAAGAAACACAGACAAAATATAtagtagtagtagcagcagcTGTACAAAAGAGATGATGAAAGCTAATAATGAAGTTTCTTCGTCAAAGATGGATGAGTTGAGGTTTCTTTTTCGGTAGTTAGCGAGTCAGAGTCAAATGTGAAAGTTACAGGAACCGTAGGAAAGCAGAGCTCGAAAAATCAGGGAAGGACGCATATCCAAGCAGCTGCCCAAAAAACAACCAAGCCTCGCCAACCGCGGACATCCAATGGTTAGCTCAAGCTATCTTCTCTTCCCTTGTTGGGGGCCAGCTGCTTTTCACTAGTGAAGCCCTAGAGAGCTGAGTGCACAGTGTTtgaaccaaaaaagaaagaaaagaactgggagatttttcttcaataattctCAGATACTGGAactcttttaagaaaataaaatcatcatatGTAAATAATACCAAATCATATCTGATAGAAGTGGACGAAAGAAATGAGGGCAACATGAGTTCTCAATCTGTGTGCGCCCGTGATGGTGTTCATCGGTAGGTTGTCATCATTATACCATACAAAATATTCTCTTATCATTGGTAGCAGGTAGGTTGACGACGACGAGTCGCACATGCCATGCTGCTACTTTTAAATTcagtgtttgtttgttttttattttaaaagtttttttaaaaaataaaaattaatttttttatattttcaatgatTTGTTAAGCaaatcaaatcttattcaaattaaaaaaactaaaaataaatacttctaCTCTTTTAAGAACGGACTAATAAGATCAGCTAATctacataattaaatattattactgtGTAAATGGATCTGAAtttaaatggaagaaaaaaatatgttgataaataaattctcgtgttgatatactaatattaaaaataaatttaaaaaaataaaaaaaaatttaaattaacttgaaattgtaataataattaattttcaaagtattttttacttaaaaatatatcaaaataatttttttattaaaaaattaattttatatcaacacatcaaaataattaattaaaaaaaataattatttttttaaaaaatactttttgaatgtaaaaaaaaatataaatctataaTCCAAACTTATTCCATCATTAGCTGA is a window encoding:
- the LOC7494780 gene encoding uncharacterized protein LOC7494780 isoform X2; the encoded protein is MVLGLRSKNRKGTSVQVDYTIHVQEIKPWPPSQSLKSVQSLLLQWENGDQSSGSFTSNVGDGKVEFIESFRLSATLCKEVSRKGTARDSFLKNYLEFNFYESRKDKAMKGQLLGSAVINLADYGIIMDAVTINAPINFKKSSRSTVPAVLYVNIQPFDRDKSTLSKEVSLDKDGSETVSEVANEGNDNEIEIASFTDDDDVSSHSSLTVSSSALESIGGSPGQSHKGSRTANSGTRRIDEEPALPSGVAPSNPDVNSASQGFKHLNGAASPSLPTDMPANLLNPVNNLAETNMLSDDCSQVKDSNCVSLEESRSKQGADRKAWRHETSGPENPTTNNLNGDLMDGKEKKELDDKERGSVILEVEKPSLEEKLPGQLPEDASKKQAKLRSNTLALNRTAIGVQGTRRDKMKHLKSVQLQFHSAEGDDPFINRKLIEKPKKINVSENVNKGAKGYEHSEKEKSRKGFSDNEGESNSEVEILEEELSGAAAEDDLAEQGNSTKKFQLMEKEKKIDLPENLNKVDMSYTPSKREEQTESNFSGNKVELQLKVEMLEEELMEAATVEVGLYSVVAEHGSSINKVLAPARRLSRFYLHACKARSRVKRANSARAIISGLILVSKACGNDVPRLTFWLSNSIVLRAIVTQDVEKLQLASVPSIINNGGPKGRHESSPGEVEKTDRTESSDEWAEPQPCIAALKKVEAWIFSRIVESVWWQTLTPHMQSTAVKSSHSRKTNARRHGLGDQEQDNFAIDLWKKAFRDACERLCPVRAGGHECGCLPVLSRLVMEQLVGRLDVAMFNAILRESAEEMPTDPVSDPISDPKVLPIPAGNSSFGAGAQLKNAVGNWSRWLTDLFGIDDNDSPEEKDELDSSRRECETSFKAFQLLNALSDLMMLPFEMLGDRSTRKEVCPTFGVPIINRVLDNFVPDEFNPDPVPETILEALDSEDLADSGEESITNFPCIAAPTIYSPPPAASLTNIIGEVGGQTLQRSRSAMLRKSYASDDELDELDSPMTSIIDSSKVSPTSTAWNWMQKGKAGRKVVRYQLLREVWKDGE
- the LOC7494780 gene encoding uncharacterized protein LOC7494780 isoform X1, with the protein product MVLGLRSKNRKGTSVQVDYTIHVQEIKPWPPSQSLKSVQSLLLQWENGDQSSGSFTSNVGDGKVEFIESFRLSATLCKEVSRKGTARDSFLKNYLEFNFYESRKDKAMKGQLLGSAVINLADYGIIMDAVTINAPINFKKSSRSTVPAVLYVNIQPFDRDKSTLSKEVSLDKDGSETVSEVANEGNDNEIEIASFTDDDDVSSHSSLTVSSSALESIGGSPGQSHKKGSRTANSGTRRIDEEPALPSGVAPSNPDVNSASQGFKHLNGAASPSLPTDMPANLLNPVNNLAETNMLSDDCSQVKDSNCVSLEESRSKQGADRKAWRHETSGPENPTTNNLNGDLMDGKEKKELDDKERGSVILEVEKPSLEEKLPGQLPEDASKKQAKLRSNTLALNRTAIGVQGTRRDKMKHLKSVQLQFHSAEGDDPFINRKLIEKPKKINVSENVNKGAKGYEHSEKEKSRKGFSDNEGESNSEVEILEEELSGAAAEDDLAEQGNSTKKFQLMEKEKKIDLPENLNKVDMSYTPSKREEQTESNFSGNKVELQLKVEMLEEELMEAATVEVGLYSVVAEHGSSINKVLAPARRLSRFYLHACKARSRVKRANSARAIISGLILVSKACGNDVPRLTFWLSNSIVLRAIVTQDVEKLQLASVPSIINNGGPKGRHESSPGEVEKTDRTESSDEWAEPQPCIAALKKVEAWIFSRIVESVWWQTLTPHMQSTAVKSSHSRKTNARRHGLGDQEQDNFAIDLWKKAFRDACERLCPVRAGGHECGCLPVLSRLVMEQLVGRLDVAMFNAILRESAEEMPTDPVSDPISDPKVLPIPAGNSSFGAGAQLKNAVGNWSRWLTDLFGIDDNDSPEEKDELDSSRRECETSFKAFQLLNALSDLMMLPFEMLGDRSTRKEVCPTFGVPIINRVLDNFVPDEFNPDPVPETILEALDSEDLADSGEESITNFPCIAAPTIYSPPPAASLTNIIGEVGGQTLQRSRSAMLRKSYASDDELDELDSPMTSIIDSSKVSPTSTAWNWMQKGKAGRKVVRYQLLREVWKDGE